The following are encoded together in the Brassica napus cultivar Da-Ae chromosome A9, Da-Ae, whole genome shotgun sequence genome:
- the LOC106450000 gene encoding protein IRX15-LIKE-like: MKNNKNTNLILFHHHNNTSSTAVTVNHHRLLLLFIFTLSLFTLIFSFSLFSSSLHSTTPTSNFLSSSSSPSSSSSLSPPILAALLHYTSSTPPNTSMSFSELSAISTVINSKAPTCNLLVFGLSHESLLWRSVNLRGRTVFVDENPYLVSRFEQSNPGAEAYDVVFPTKVSQAGKLLRYYKTRPECRPVQNLLFSDCKLAINDLPNFVYEIEWDVILIDGPRGYAGDSPGRMAPIFTSAVLAKSKDSGRKTKTTDVFVREFGRKLERVYSDEFLCEENLIEVVGEIGLFVVAAEKGGKVKQGNGFCRNSTKLSEPFTPVSGGDED, from the coding sequence atgaaGAACAACAAAAACACTAACTTGATCCTCTTCCACCACCACAACAACACATCTTCAACCGCCGTCACCGTGAATCACCACCGTCTCTTACTCTTATTCATCTTCACCCTCTCTCTTTTCACTCTTATCTTCTCTTTCTCCCTCTTCTCATCCTCACTCCACTCCACTACACCAACCTCCAACTTTCTCTCCTCATCTTCAtcaccctcctcctcctcctctctctcaCCACCCATCCTCGCCGCACTCCTCCACTACACTTCCTCAACACCACCAAACACCTCAATGTCCTTCTCCGAACTCTCCGCCATCTCCACCGTCATCAACTCCAAAGCTCCCACCTGTAACCTTCTCGTCTTCGGACTCTCCCACGAATCTCTCCTCTGGAGATCCGTAAATCTCAGAGGCCGTACCGTCTTCGTCGACGAGAATCCTTACTTAGTTTCTAGGTTCGAGCAGAGTAACCCCGGAGCTGAGGCTTACGACGTCGTTTTCCCGACCAAAGTCTCTCAAGCCGGTAAGCTTTTGCGTTACTATAAAACCCGACCCGAGTGTCGACCCGTTCAGAATCTTCTGTTCTCGGACTGTAAGCTGGCGATCAACGATTTACCTAACTTTGTGTACGAGATTGAGTGGGATGTGATTCTGATTGATGGGCCTCGCGGGTACGCCGGAGACTCGCCGGGGAGAATGGCTCCGATTTTTACGTCGGCGGTTCTGGCGAAGAGTAAAGATTCCGGGAGGAAGACCAAGACGACGGATGTTTTTGTACGTGAGTTTGGGAgaaagcttgagagagtttacagTGATGAGTTTCTGTGTGAAGAGAATCTGATTGAGGTCGTCGGAGAGATAGGGCTCTTTGTTGTGGCGGCGGAGAAAGGGGGAAAAGTAAAACAGGGGAATGGGTTTTGTCGGAATTCGACGAAATTGTCGGAGCCATTTACGCCGGTAAGTGGTGGCGACGAAGACTGA
- the LOC106432968 gene encoding LRR receptor-like serine/threonine-protein kinase ERECTA, giving the protein MTLSISFLLPLLSSLFIISTDALTSPSDVSALKAFKASVKPNSIPQWSCLASWDFTASDPCATPRRTHFTCGITCSSDSTRVTQLTLDPVGYTGRLTPLISGLTQLLTLDLADNNFYGSIPSSISSLVSLQTLTLRSNSFSGSLPESVTRLNSAESIDISRNSLTGSLPKSLSSLSNLRQLDLSYNKLTGSIPKLPQSLIDLALKANSLSGPISKESFTESTQLEVVELAENSFTGTLGAWFFNLQSIQQVDLANNSITGIEVIPPPKKLSGESDLVAVELGFNRIAGNAPASFAAYPRLTSLSLRYNMLHGTIPAEYERSKTLRRLFLDGNYLTGKAPARFVKPETEVMGSLGNNCLRGCPGKAKMCAPSQKPFSICKQAYGGKPKS; this is encoded by the coding sequence ATGACTTTGTCCATTTCCTTCcttcttcctctcctctcctcCCTTTTCATCATCTCCACCGatgcactgacatcaccatccgACGTGTCAGCTTTAAAAGCCTTCAAAGCCTCCGTGAAACCGAACTCAATCCCTCAATGGTCCTGTCTCGCAAGCTGGGACTTCACTGCCTCCGACCCATGCGCCACACCACGTCGAACTCATTTCACGTGCGGCATCACTTGCTCGTCCGACTCCACACGTGTGACCCAACTCACTCTCGACCCGGTCGGGTACACGGGTCGTCTCACGCCGCTCATCTCTGGTCTCACGCAGCTACTCACGCTCGATCTCGCCGACAACAACTTCTACGGCTCAATACCATCTTCCATCTCCTCCCTCGTCAGCCTCCAGACACTAACTCTCCGGTCAAACTCGTTCTCCGGGTCCTTGCCCGAATCGGTAACTCGGCTCAACTCAGCCGAGTCGATCGACATCTCGCGTAACTCGCTAACCGGGTCGCTTCCGAAGTCACTTAGCTCGCTCTCGAATCTGAGACAGCTCGATCTTAGCTACAACAAGCTCACCGGCTCGATCCCAAAGCTCCCGCAAAGCCTCATCGACCTTGCTCTAAAGGCGAACTCTTTATCCGGACCCATCTCAAAAGAGTCGTTCACCGAGTCGACTCAGCTCGAAGTAGTCGAACTCGCTGAGAACTCGTTCACCGGAACACTCGGAGCTTGGTTCTTTAATCTGCAATCTATCCAGCAAGTCGATCTAGCGAACAACAGCATCACGGGCATCGAAGTCATTCCTCCTCCGAAGAAGCTCTCCGGAGAAAGCGACCTCGTGGCGGTGGAGCTCGGGTTTAACAGAATCGCCGGGAACGCTCCGGCGAGTTTCGCGGCGTACCCGAGACTTACTTCGTTGTCTTTGAGGTACAACATGCTCCACGGAACGATCCCGGCGGAATACGAACGGAGCAAGACGCTGAGACGGCTATTCCTCGACGGGAATTACTTAACCGGGAAAGCGCCGGCGAGATTCGTTAAACCGGAGACGGAAGTGATGGGGAGTTTGGGGAATAATTGTCTGCGGGGATGTCCAGGGAAAGCGAAGATGTGTGCTCCATCGCAGAAACCATTTTCCATCTGCAAGCAGGCTTATGGTGGGAAACCAAAGTCATAG
- the LOC106450001 gene encoding DNA-directed RNA polymerases II, IV and V subunit 3-like, with the protein MDTGATYQRFPKVKIRELKDDYAKFELRDTDVSMANALRRVMISEVPTVAIDLVEIEVNSSVLNDEFIAHRLGLIPLTSERAMNMRFSRDCDACDGDGQCEFCSVEFHLSAKCVTDQTLDVTSRDLYSADATVTPVDFGADSSGADSGEQRGIIIVKLRRGQELKLRAIARKGIGKDHAKWSPAATVTFMYEPDIIINEDMMDTLTDEEKIDLIESSPTKVFDFDSVTRQVVVVDPEAYTYDEEVIKKAEAMGKVGLIEIRPKDDSFIFTVESTGAVKASQLVLNAIDLLKQKLDAVRLSDDTVEADDQFGELGAHMRGG; encoded by the exons ATGGACACCGGCGCCACTTACCAGAGATTCCCAAAGGTGAAGATCCGCGAGCTCAAAGACGACTACGCCAAGTTCGAGCTCCGCGACACCGACGTATCCATGGCCAACGCCCTCCGCCGCGTCATGATCTCCGAAGTCCCCACCGTCGCGATCGACCTCGTCGAGATCGAGGTCAACTCCTCCGTCCTCAACGACGAGTTCATCGCTCATCGCCTCGGTCTCATCCCTCTCACCAGCGAGAGGGCTATGAACATGCGCTTCTCTCGAGACTGCGATGCTTGCGACGGAGATGGACAGTGCGAGTTTTGCTCCGTTGAGTTTCATCTTAGCGCCAAATGTGTTACGGACCAAACCCTCGATGTTACTAGTAGGGATTTGTACAGTGCTGATGCTACTGTTACTCCTGTTGACTTCGGCGCCGATTCATCTGGTGCTGATTCAGGCGAGCAAAG gggAATTATAATAGTGAAACTGCGGCGTGGACAAGAACTGAAGCTAAGGGCAATAGCGAGGAAAGGAATCGGGAAGGATCACGCGAAATGGTCTCCTGCAGCTACGGTTACGTTTATGTATGAGCCTGACATTATTATCAATGAAGATATGATGGACACTTTGACAGACGAGGAAAAGATCGACTTGATTGAGAGCAGCCCTACCAAAGTTTTTGACTTTGATTCTGTCACCAGACAG GTTGTGGTGGTGGATCCGGAAGCATACACTTATGACGAAGAAGTGATCAAGAAAGCAGAAGCCATGGGGAAAGTGGGGCTCATTGAGATACGTCCGAAAGACGACAGTTTTATATTCACTGTTGAATCCACAGGTGCAGTGAAGGCCTCGCAGCTGGTACTGAATGCCATAGATCTCCTGAAGCAGAAGCTCGATGCAGTCCGTCTCTCTGACGATACTGTTGAAGCTGATGATCAGTTTGGTGAACTCGGTGCACATATGCGTGGAGGGTGA
- the LOC106432961 gene encoding fucosyltransferase 6 produces MYHKFQISSKFFQALGLKMKILITLLFSCVLVLSIMLLSSSNNIKNQLLDAISTVSKESETPRDKLLGGLLTSDFDEGSCFSRYHKTSLYRQPSPYKPSEYLVSKLRSYEVLHKRCGPDTKAYKEATENLVRDENYAQGNSVGECRYIVWIAGYGLGNRMLTIASAFLYALLTERIILVDNRKDVSDILCEPFPGTSWLLPLDFPLMNGTYRFDKGYSRCYGTMLNNHAINSTYIPQHLYLHNLHDSRDEDKMFVCEKDQGLINKVPWLIIQANVYFVPSLWFNPTFLPELMKLFPQKDTVFHLLSRYLFHPTNQVWGMVTRYYHAHLSRADETLGIQIRVFRKNAGYFQHVMDQIVGCTQREKLLPELASQEAPQVNASSVTKVKAVLVTSLYPEYSDNLKSMFWERPSSTGEVVEVNQPSGERFQQTDKKLHDQKALAEIYLLSLTDKIVTSARSTFGYVAYSIGGLKPWLLYQPRDLTTPDPPCVRSTSMEPCYLTPPSHGCEADWGKNSGEIFPFVKHCEDLVDDGLSLYDEL; encoded by the exons ATGTATCACAAATTTCAGATCTCTAGTAAATTTTTTCAGGCTTTGGGTTTGAAGATGAAGATTCTGATAACACTCCTCTTTAGTTGCGTACTAGTTTTGTCTATAATGTTAttatcatcctcaaacaacATCAAGAACCAACTTCTTGATGCTATATCCACcg TTTCAAAGGAATCCGAAACACCAAGGGATAAACTGTTGGGAGGGCTTTTAACCTCCGATTTTGATGAAGGTTCTTGCTTCAGTAGGTATCACAAAACTTCGTTGTATCGCCAGCCTTCTCCATACAAGCCTTCTGAATATCTAGTCTCTAAGCTTAGAAGCTACGAGGTGCTGCACAAGCGTTGCGGTCCAGACACAAAAGCTTACAAGGAAGCAACAGAGAATCTTGTTCGTGATGAAAATTATGCACAAGGCAACTCAGTCGGTGAATGCAGATACATTGTGTGGATCGCGGGTTACGGTCTTGGAAACAGAATGCTCACCATTGCTTCTGCCTTCCTCTACGCTCTCTTAACAGAGAGAATTATTCTTGTAGACAACCGCAAGGATGTTAGTGATATCTTATGCGAACCATTTCCAGGTACTTCTTGGTTGCTTCCTCTTGACTTCCCATTGATGAATGGTACTTACCGGTTCGACAAGGGATACTCTCGTTGTTACGGAACAATGTTGAACAATCACGCCATCAACTCGACTTATATCCCGCAGCATCTATATCTTCATAATCTCCATGATTCAAGGGATGAAGACAAGATGTTTGTCTGCGAAAAGGATCAAGGTTTGATCAACAAAGTCCCTTGGTTGATTATTCAAGCCAATGTCTACTTTGTTCCGTCTCTATGGTTTAATCCAACATTCCTACCCGAACTAATGAAGCTGTTCCCGCAGAAAGATACCGTCTTCCACCTTTTGTCTCGGTATCTTTTTCACCCGACCAATCAAGTTTGGGGTATGGTCACAAGGTACTACCACGCTCACTTATCCAGAGCAGACGAGACACTCGGTATTCAAATACGGGTTTTCAGAAAGAACGCTGGATATTTCCAACACGTCATGGACCAGATCGTAGGTTGTACGCAAAGAGAGAAACTCTTGCCTGAGTTGGCTTCACAAGAAGCCCCACAAGTCAACGCATCGAGTGTCACCAAAGTTAAAGCTGTTCTTGTAACATCTTTGTATCCAGAGTACTCTGACAACTTAAAGAGCATGTTTTGGGAGCGACCAAGTTCGACAGGAGAGGTTGTTGAAGTCAATCAGCCGAGTGGAGAAAGGTTTCAGCAAACAGACAAGAAGCTTCATGACCAAAAGGCGCTTGCTGAGATATATCTACTGAGCCTAACCGATAAGATTGTCACAAGCGCAAGGTCTACGTTTGGGTATGTTGCTTATAGTATTGGAGGATTAAAGCCATGGTTACTTTATCAGCCAAGGGATCTTACAACTCCTGATCCTCCATGTGTTCGATCCACGTCGATGGAGCCTTGTTACCTTACTCCTCCTTCTCATGGATGTGAAGCTGACTGGGGTAAAAACTCGGGGGAGATTTTTCCTTTTGTTAAGCATTGTGAGGATCTTGTGGATGACGGGCTCAGCCTATATGATGAATTGTAG
- the LOC106432975 gene encoding receptor protein kinase-like protein At4g34220, translating to MTSHRRNLSNHFIFHLLLLLLPTLLQALNTDGVLLLSFKYTITSDPLSVLRNWNYDDETPCSWTGVTCTELGSPNTPDMSRVTTLALPNKQLLGSVSPSLFSIPNLTILDLSNNFFHGSLPDTLSNATQLRVLSLGNNNVSGQVPESITNVATLQLLNLSANAFTGKIPQDLSLLNNLTVLDISSNHLDGSLPQDLQGTSLHYLNLSHNQISGDISPTFAQKVPPTIILDISFNNLTGPIPSTPPMLNQRAESFLGNLGLCGQPLKTPCSIPSTLSDPQNISDTTSPAIAVMPRSSSPPTNPSPDSPPNQSKLKPTTIVGITVADIAGLAIIAMIILYVYQLRKRRSYQEYSTFKVLKDCLEKNDTLSVKKQSVFALEVTKSPAAKPGWGSCVTGRYDETSSESSDVENQKTVDALKRSGETQLVTVDGETKLELETLLKASAYVLGTSRGGIVYKAVLENGAAFAVRRIGAESCTAVKLKEFEREVQGIAKLRHPNLVRVRGFVWGREEKLLISDYVPNGSLHCSSIYSKSGSSSTSSPNPLSFKARVKIARGIARGIAYIHDKKHVHGNIKPNNILFDSEFEPIITDTGLDRLMTPAHSLIAGPASGSHHHPPEWSTSEKPNPRWDVYSFGVIFLELLMGRVFLVDRDFVRESEVDEKTWFLRLVDGTINSDLAYHEDEVVACFRLTYGCVSSLPQKRPSMKEVVQVLEKISV from the exons ATGACTTCCCACAGAAGGAACCTCTCCAATCATTTCAtcttccatcttcttcttcttctcctccctACCCTACTCCAAGCTCTTAACACCGATGGTGTCCTCTTGCTCTCATTCAAATACACCATCACCAGTGACCCTCTCTCCGTTCTACGAAACTGGAACTACGACGACGAAACACCATGCTCCTGGACAGGTGTTACCTGTACAGAGCTTGGGAGTCCAAACACTCCAGACATGTCTAGAGTCACAACCTTGGCACTTCCCAACAAACAGCTTCTGGGTTCTGTCTCTCCAAGCTTGTTTTCAATCCCAAATCTAACAATCTTGGACCTCTCCAACAATTTCTTCCACGGGTCACTCCCGGATACACTCTCCAACGCTACTCAGCTTCGTGTTCTATCCCTCGGTAACAACAACGTCTCCGGTCAAGTGCCTGAGAGCATCACCAACGTGGCAACTCTCCAGCTCTTGAATCTCTCAGCTAACGCCTTCACCGGAAAAATTCCTCAAGATCTCTCACTTCTCAACAACCTGACGGTTCTTGATATCTCCTCAAATCATCTAGACGGATCTCTTCCTCAGGATTTACAAGGAACAAGTCTCCATTACCTCAACTTATCACACAATCAAATATCCGGAGACATTTCTCCAACGTTCGCTCAGAAAGTTCCACCGACCATCATTCTCGATATCTCATTCAACAATCTTACAGGACCAATCCCAAGTACCCCACCGATGCTTAACCAAAGGGCAGAGTCTTTTCTCGGTAATCTAGGCTTGTGTGGTCAGCCGTTGAAGACCCCTTGTTCAATCCCTTCCACACTTTCGGACCCACAAAACATCTCCGACACAACTTCACCAGCAATAGCGGTCATGCCGAGGTCTTCCTCGCCTCCAACAAACCCTTCACCAGATTCACCACCAAACCAAAGCAAACTAAAACCAACCACAATCGTAGGAATCACAGTTGCTGATATCGCCGGTCTAGCCATCATAGCCATGATCATCCTCTACGTGTACCAGCTGAGGAAACGCAGAAGCTACCAGGAGTACAGCACTTTCAAAGTCCTGAAAGACTGCCTGGAGAAAAACGACACGTTGTCCGTAAAGAAACAGAGTGTATTCGCCTTGGAGGTCACGAAATCTCCAGCTGCTAAACCGGGATGGGGCTCGTGCGTAACCGGAAGGTACGACGAGACGTCCTCGGAGAGCAGCGACGTAGAGAACCAGAAAACAGTCGACGCGTTGAAACGCAGCGGTGAAACTCAACTAGTGACCGTCGACGGAGAGACGAAGCTGGAGCTGGAGACTCTACTGAAGGCGTCGGCTTACGTGTTGGGCACGAGCAGAGGAGGCATTGTGTATAAAGCGGTGTTGGAGAACGGCGCGGCGTTTGCGGTGCGGCGGATCGGAGCGGAGAGCTGCACGGCGGTGAAGTTGAAGGAGTTCGAGAGAGAGGTTCAGGGTATCGCTAAGCTTCGACACCCGAATCTCGTTAGGGTTAGGGGGTTTGTTTGGGGGAGAGAAGAGAAGCTTCTCATCTCTGACTACGTCCCAAATGGAAGCTTGCATTGCTCATCCATCTACT CAAAATCAGGGTCGTCTTCTACATCTTCGCCAAACCCTCTCTCGTTCAAGGCACGGGTCAAGATAGCAAGAGGCATAGCTCGAGGAATCGCCTACATCCATGACAAGAAGCACGTGCATGGCAACATCAAACCCAATAACATCCTCTTTGACTCTGAGTTTGAGCCAATTATTACAGATACAGGCCTCGACCGTTTAATGACTCCAGCCCATTCACTCATCGCTGGCCCAGCATCAGGCTCACATCACCATCCACCAGAATGGTCTACAAGCGAGAAACCAAACCCCAGATGGGACGTTTATTCTTTTGGTGTTATCTTTCTGGAGCTTCTCATGGGTCGAGTTTTCTTGGTCGATCGAGACTTTGTTCGAGAATCTGAAGTCGATGAGAAAACTTGGTTCTTGAGGTTGGTCGATGGGACAATCAACAGTGACTTGGCTTACCACGAGGATGAAGTGGTTGCATGCTTTAGGTTAACCTATGGTTGTGTCTCTTCCTTGCCTCAGAAGCGACCGTCCATGAAAGAAGTTGTTCAAGTCCTAGAGAAAATATCTGTTTAG